The DNA window GTGCAGGTCGGGGCGTTCAAGAGCCGACAGCAGGCCGACGAGGTCCAGAGGCGGCTCACCGAGGCGGGCTTCCCCGCGGTGCTGTCCCCGGTCACGCTCGACGACGGCCAGTCGCGCTACCGGGTCCGCGTGGGCGGCGCTCGCTCGCGGGGCGAGGCCGAGCTGCTCGCGCAGCAGGTGCGCGCGCGGCTTCCTCTCACCGCGCTCGTCACCGCCAACTAGCGGCAGCCATGCCGGAGGGCCGGCCCGGAAAAGTACTGATCGCCCGAGAGGAGATCGCCGAGCGTGTGAGCGAGCTCGGCCGCGCCATCGGCCGTGAGTACGCGGGACGCAACCCGCTGCTCGTGGGCGTCCTCAAGGGCGCCGCCATCTTCCTCTCGGATCTGGTCCGCGCCATCCCCGTGCCCATCGCCATCGACTTCATGGGCGTGAGCTCCTACGGCAGCCAGGTGAAATCCTCCGGCATCGTGCGGCTGACGTCGGACCTTTCGGTCTCGATCGAGGGCCGCGACGTGCTGATCGTCGAGGACGTGGTCGACTCCGGCCGGACGCTCGACTATCTCCGGCGCAACTTCGCCACCCGCCGGCCGCGCAGCGTCGGCGTGTGCGC is part of the Candidatus Methylomirabilota bacterium genome and encodes:
- the hpt gene encoding hypoxanthine phosphoribosyltransferase, whose amino-acid sequence is MPEGRPGKVLIAREEIAERVSELGRAIGREYAGRNPLLVGVLKGAAIFLSDLVRAIPVPIAIDFMGVSSYGSQVKSSGIVRLTSDLSVSIEGRDVLIVEDVVDSGRTLDYLRRNFATRRPRSVGVCALLDKIERRVVDVAVDYVGFVIPDHFVVGYGFDVGGTYRGLPDIHILEP